The genomic segment GGAACTATCTTCATTAAATCCTAATTAGTCTTGACAAACAATGTGGTTGGTGATCCTTGGTCTGGCCACTGTATGCCCATTTACCTACTCAGTAGGTTGTAATTTTCCACATATGGTTAATTTAGGCTGAGCTACTTTACTAAGATGCAAATTCAGTCAATTCCCTTTCATGGTCCTGCATTGTCTTTCTGAGGCTAAGGTGTGTGCATTTTGGATTCGTTAATTTGTGATGTATATTAGTAACCTCAATAGGGTTTCTAGATTTAGCAACTAAAAATTCAGGACACCCAGTTAAACTTGAATTACaggtaagaaaatgaataattttttagtgtATGTCCCAAATTACTTAAGATCAGGGCTTTCAGGAAGTACTGAAGTTCAAATTTGATTGAGTGCTCCATTCTGGCAACCTAAACTAATCAAGAATTTGGTAGCAAGTATAAAACTAGCAAAAATGGAAATTTcttgaagaatttttattttcctgaatgtTAATATTGATAATTAGTCAAGAATCCAAAATTTGGTTCCATAGTGAGAGTTATATATtttcaggaaatttaaaaagttaacactAAATATAGATTATTTGATTCCAAATAAACTTTAGGTCATTATTTTGGCCATTCAGATGAATAGTTATATGGCATAGTGTCTCTTTAATACAACACATTGTCTTATTGACCAAGTGACATTTAATGGTTACTTaacaatgttatatataataaggTAGAGGACCTATAATAAAAAAAGCTATtgattatctttaaatttttcattttctcttaaaatgttcTCAAGGAAACAAGGTAACGTCTGTTACCTTGTTTGTGGTGATGATATCATGGGTCTTtgaaattgtatacattaaatatatgcagttctttttattgattatctttaaatttttcattttctcttaaaatgttcTCAAGGAAACAAGGTAATGTCTGTTACCTTGTTTGTGGTGATGATATCATGGGTCTTtgaaattgtatacattaaatatatgcagttctttttatatcaattatacttttataaagatttagaaaaatttaaaaaatgttctcaaGGGTAGTTGTATGCATGACAGGGAAGATAGTAAAATTCTGTATTTCATTCTTTCCACATTCCTCTATACAAACTGCATGAGTATCTAGATCCTCAACCCTTCTAGCAGCAGACTGAAGGTTAAACTTTCCACATCTCTAGAGATGTATTCTTAGTTTGAAATAGCTTCTCTACTTTAGAGTTACTGAGAAGTGCTTTACTACATGATGTTTCCATAGACTAGTTTTTGGGTACTCACATCTTCCTAGGAACGCATGTCTTCTCTTATCCTTCCTTAAAGGACAAACCTTCATTCCAGAGATGTAGCCTCAATTTTGGACAGTCTGCATGATTATGTCGCCATGTTCACAGAAAACTGGAACATCACCTGTGATAGGATGACCTTGGAAATGATCCCTGACCTAGACtcatcatttctatttatttatttatttatttatttatttatttatttatttatattcttgagacagagtttcgctcttgttgctcaggctggagtgcaatttcggctgaccgcaacctccacctcccaggttcaagcgattctcctgcctcagcctcccaagtagctggtattacaagcatgtgccaccatgcccggctaattttgtatctttagtagagacggggtttatccatgttcgtcagtctggttttgaactcccgacctcaggtgatctgccatcctcagcctcccagagtgctgggattacaggtgtgagccactgtgcttggcctagaCTCATCATTTCTATCCCACAGTGTATCCTGGTAAATGAAGTGCTCACGGGAACTATGATGACATATTTGCCCAAATTATTTttagacttttgttttgtttggttttggaaaCAAATGTAGATCTTATGCATACCAATGTTGTATAGCATTAAGTTATGTGAATatatagttaagaaaaaaagttctACAAGGCAGCATTTTGTCAAAAGCTTACTACTTTGAACCCCAGTCACTGTGGTCACTGGAGATGTTTGAAACATTGGAGAGGCAAGAAACAAAATACGGAAGAAAAAAACTTAAGCCTAATGGGGTAAAACCTTCTCAAAAGTACTAattcaataaaacatttatttcatctaaacatttagaaaaatataaagttcaTCCTAGTATAAAATCTAcaggtattttgtagaaaataatattccatcaagAGAACATGAATTCTTCCATCTTGTACAATAAAGAGTAACATAAACAGCTAGCATGTTAAAAATACAGTTCATAAATTTATATACTTCGGGCTATAAATATTAGTAATATACAGAGTGAGTTTTGCATAATAATAAGACAATTGATAATTTTCAGGTAAGTAGTATTTTAGTTACAGTAAAAGGAAATTAGTCGATTGAAATGCATCAGAATTAAACATAGAAAGTAATGGGTGTAAAAGCGACAATGTACAGCCATGTTAGAACGTACACAACCTGAGATATGCCAGACCAAAAGTTTCAATAATATTATAGTGAGGATGGATTTcatgttcacagaaaaattaaaaattttagttacttattttccttctttttaaataaaaattattctgtattttttgtaaacaTTTGTTGCTTATTCCAGTGACGGTATGTGCTTATTCCATGGTATATGCTAATTTCTTCCcaattcatttcttttgttaagTCCTGAGTGAAAACCTTTGCAGGGTCTGGCTAGAGAAAAGAACCTGAGTGGGCAGTCTGACTGATATTTGTTATCCCCATTCTTTAATCCAGATTGTGAAGAGGGCTTAGGAACACCCCTTAGTGGGTGGTACTTGAATGGGTTTGATTCCCACCCAGGTGCTCCATGAAAAGCAAGTTGTTTGAGAGGAAATTTAatctcaaggaaaataaatagcatCAGAACAAGGTTAATCAGAAAATATTATCTAGGAGACCACAGAAAGCATCATTCAGGAAAACCAAAGACCAGAGAAGATCTGAGTTCTTAGTCAATAAGCCAAATGGGAGTGACTCAGCAGAGCCATGAAAGGAGCACAGTTAAGGAGCGGCAATAAAAATGTATgacagagaaaaatgagaaatcagTTACTGTAGCTCAGGTTGACTTTACCATGAGCCAGAGTAAGATCTAAAAAGATTTTAACCAGGCAATACATGCCTAACATTTGCAGTGAGGAGACAAGAAGAGAAccatgagctctgaaattcttcgAGGAAAAGGAGTGTAAAGATGAGCATTTCTGGATTGTAAAGAGATACAAACGATGTGTTCATTAGTTTGCTACTAGATCCTGAGAATACTTAAAGATACGCatctaaaataaatgagataactaGGGAAAATGAGAATAGacttataagaaaattatattttttgttagtgaatatttgattttaaattctatttatacGACTAAGATTTCCTATCACGCAGGCAATTTTTCTACACGTCAGCATTCTGACAGATGCCTGCCTcagtttgttatttaaaataattaaaataagtgaGTGACCCGAGGGATAGAGAATTGCTACAATCTCTCCAAACGCCATAGCTAACTTGTAGTTTGTAATAAGATAGCTAAAGTTCACCAAAAGAGAAGTAATAtagtataggaaaaaaaagaagataagcaAAGTCATAGTTTTAATGGCTCTCACATGAGCTTCTGTGCTTGGGTCTCTACCGCCAGTAGCATAGAGTTTTATTTGCTTGGTATGTCTCCATAAAGATCttactaaaaggaaaaatgacatcAATGACACAATAAATGGGACAATTGCAAGCAAGTTAAAGAGAGTCAAGGGTTCAAAATATGGCATTTTACTCACATGGAACATTTCAGTAACGTTTCTTTTATGTTTGGCAATTGCATGAAACCTATAACCATGACTCAGTACTGTTGCTATTATAAGACTGACCAACAAGGAAATGGCAAAACATCCCAGCAGGATCCAGCGAACCACCGTATCAATTTTCCGCTTCAGCCAGAGAAAAAGTGGGTGAGAGGAATTGGCTACCTTGAGAGAATAGAAGACATTAAGGCAGGCAGTAAACCACATATTTAAGTAGTTGGCAAATGTCCAGAAGGTACAAATGACTATCTGTAGTTTACTTTTTGTATAAACGTCCGGGTAAAGTACTATTACAATGCCATTTACAACCATTACACTGATCAAACAAATTCTGGAGATAACTAAATTGGTGAGGATGCAGTCAATTGTGGagatctttttcttcttaatccAGTCAATCCAGTTGACTAGTCCAATGTATCCATTCCCCAATATTCCTATTATGAATTCTCCAGTTATTAGGATTATAAAGATGTTATCTGCAGGACTGAACATGTTTGTAGAGAGAACAATCTGATGTCAAATATCACCGTAGATGAGCTAATTTACAGGTGATCTGTTGAAGCATGATAAATAAATTCTTCGAATCATGCAATAATGTATTCATCTGCTATTATTTTGACTTTGTTATCATTCCAGAAGTGTTCAGCTCTCCCCTGAAATAGGATTGTCTCTACATTCCTGAAGAAGAAACCAACTAATTGCTCCAAATGAGCAGCTTGACTACTTATAACCTGGAAAAATTATAATTGTTACCCTTTAGTGAGTGATAACTGACATGCTTGGCTGAAATTGCTCTCATGCAAATTCAAAGAGATTTTATATCACGAATTTGCAACAGGCTTCTTCCTGCAGCTCTATATTTGGACCTTCAAACTGAGTTTTGAATAGGGAGTCACAAAAAAAGAGATCAATGTTTGATAAAAATCCAACTGTGtaattaaaacttcattttcatTATGTAAGTAATAAATAAGCCACAAATCAGTTCTCCCAGACGCAAACAAATTTTCACTTTGGAAGTAATTAGTACAATTAGATTGTAGATAACATTTAGTCAGAGGATAATAATTCTTGTCTTCATTTAAATGGCTAATTAGGGAAGGATATGATACAAATCTAAttataaatgacatttattttaggCAGGCACATGGCAATATTTATGaagaatttgctttcttttcgGTTGTTCCTTAgaagtgaaatatgccaggtaAAGAtttgttatctttattttctttaatgtgagAAATACCCTTGAAGACAATTCACTTCCTGAAACATTGTCTCTTGTATAATAAGCATTGTAATCTAAAATTAGGGAAATTTAAGTTTTACATTATTCTAGTTCCAATCAACTCCTTTTACAAGATTTGTAATCTCACAATGCATATTATAGTCATATTTCTAGATAGGGCAAACACATAAAAAAGTAACTACTCGGCAGACTGAGGCAGGGCAATCACTTGAAcgcggaggtggaggttgcagtgagccgagatggcgccactgcactccagcctgggtgatacagtgagactccgtctctaaataataataataataataataatttttttacctGCCAATATTTCCAAAGAATAGGACTAATTCTACtattaaattgaatttatttgttttggggtGAGGGAGAGTACAACTTAGCcccaaatacatttaaatgtaggTAATAAAAAATCACAATACACTAGGGATCTTCTTGTATTTAAATAGTTCTACAATGTGTGCAACACATGcaggatttttctatttcttacacGTGTGTAATGTGTCACAGGAAAGCATAAACTTAATAACTTGAAACCTAGTTATCCATAAAATATTGctggaaacaaaatagaaaataaaatgatgcagAGGGAAAAGAACATGTCAGAGATTTCTGAGTTAGAAGGCTAGAGAGAACATTCCAAAAACTATTTGGGAACTGACTTCTAAGATTGCCATCACCAGCTACAGTACTTATGAACAAGCTGACTACTGGCACCCTCAACCTTCTTTCTCAAGGTGGTTCTGCTATACATAACTGTGCCTCCTCCCCTGGTCAAACCTTCATTCTTGAGATCATACTCCTTTTCCCACATCATATATTGTCCTACACAGAACCTCATTAAAGactgtttttctcccttcttgaTCAagacaaactcttccagaaatgGAGGGGATAGGGCAGTGAAGATAAGGACCGGTCTTCATTTCAAAGTAGAGAGTTGTTTTGCATGATTGATTTTATAGAAAGGGTTGATGAGTTCTAAAATCTTTTTCCCAAAGCCCATTTGCCTGAATTTCTTCTACTCATTGAATTCAAGGCCTTTGCTAGTATTTGTCAGAAAATAAGTAGAACCTCTTTGCATTTAGTCAATGACATGAAATGATGAAATGTTAGTGTGGGATTTAGAGTCATTTTTTCTGCAATGACAAGGAATAGGTGGTGCAATGATAACATTAGATTACCAATTAAGACAAAAATGTGAAGGAACACAAAACAAATCTTCAGAATCATGATAGACATTAATGACTTCCAATAGCATGTaagagaaaatgaatgcaaaCAGAAGGGAGAATGCCTGttgttgatttctttctccttgtaGTCAGGCTTTACGGGGTTTTTAGGGGACTCTATGGAACAAAAGGCTTTCTTCTCCTAAGGAAACCCTTCACAAATCTTAACATCTTCAGAAAAGCTGCCCTCAACTTGCTGTTTCCCATgattagaatgaatgaatggcttgATGGGAAAATGACAGTTACTATGTCACCAATCATCAACACTAATTTTCCCTGGGGAATCAGAGTGCTAGAGGTCATAACAAGAAAGACCGGGTAGTACAGAATGAGGAGGAGCAGAAAGATGATCACTGCCTTTACGGCCCTCATGTGGGCCTCTGTGCTGGGGTCTCTGAACCCTGTAGCATGCAGTTGAATCTGCTTGGTGTGTCTAACTAAGGAGAAAAGTAACAAGAAAAATGAGATCAGGCAAAGGATAAAGGGAACCATCGCCCCCAGGTTCAGGGTTAACTGTTTGAAAGCACCTGGAATTGTACTCACTTTGAATGCCCAAGTAATGTTTTCTTCATGACTGACCTTGAAAAGGTGATACCACATACCATTAATTGGAAAGCTAATAATTAAGGAGATAAGAAAGGACCCCAGAAGAATCGCAAGGATGACCTTGTTGATCTTTAGCTTCAGCCAGAAGAAAAATGGGTGGGATATATTGGCTATCTTGAGTAAATAGAAGATACTGAGGCAAGAAGTAAACCAGAGACTTGAATTATTGGCAAATGTCCAGACAGCATCCATAATGCTTTCTAGCACATTAGTGTCATATGTACCTGGAAAGAGCAGTATAAAGAAGCCATCTAATGATATTACACACAGCAAACAGATTCTGGAGATGGCCAAGCTGATCAGGATGATGTCAATCAAGGAAACATCTCTTCTTTTGAGCCAGTCAATACAGTTAACTAGTACAATGAATCCATTTCCCCAAATCCCTATGGTCAGTTCACcagcaattaaaataatatatattgccTCTATTGTACTTGGCATACCAGCAGAGACTTCTGATTTTGAATATCACTGATGATGAATTGACTTTCAGCTGACCAGTGAAGAACAATGTCTCGGTATACCACTTAGACCGTGATAtaattgtctttctctttcctttttgttggCGGATGAAGAAGATAGCCAGTCCTGCTCTGGGCTAGAGCTGCCTACAGACTTCAATGATTGGGGCCAGTAATTTCCTTTGGTGTGGTGCAGTGATGACAGAAGGGCTCTAGGATGCAAATGGGAATGGATCTGGTTTCTTAAATTTGCacaatctttcttattttaaccTCTGTATATTTTGGATTTATCAATCAGAGCTGTTGACCAGGAAATTCAAGAGGTATCAATTGCTTGGAAAATACGGCTAGAATTTAATTTGCTGGCCGACTATCCACCCTTGTTAGTATATTGGCATAGCTATCGCTATTACAGATTCTAGGTTTAATGTGTTAGCTTGTGTAGCCAGTTTACTTGCTTGATTGACTAAAGCTTTAAACAAATTGTTATTAACATTAAATGAGGCTTAAATGGCACAACTAGTGGAATGTAGAGGAAAGAATCTAAGGGTTTAGGAAGATAGATAGGAGTATTAAGGTGAATTTATCGTATGGGAACTTCACCTTCTCCCCATTACATGACTTAAGAGAGCCAAAAGGACACTCCATTCACTAGGGCATTGAGAAATACATTATTGAGGTAATTCCCAGTATCCTCAAAAAGGTGTGCAGTGTTGTCTTAGAAATACATTATTGAGGTAATTCCCAGTATCCTCAAAAAGGTGTGCAGTGTTGTCTTCTCAACAGAAGGTACAACGAgggaaataaacatgaaattgtAGAGTTGTCAGTAAACGGGACACAGAAAATTCTGGTTTAGATgttagggtttcttttttttttgagacggagtcttgctctgtcgcccaggctggagtgcagtggccggatctcagctcactgcaagctccacctcccgggtttacgccattctcctgcctcagcctcccgagtgcctgggactacagacgcccgccacctcgcccggctagttttttgtattttttagtagagacggggtttcaccgtgttagccaggatggtctccatctcctgacctcgtgatccgcccgtctcggcctcccaaaatgttgggattacaggcttgagccaccgcgcccggccctgatgtTAGGGTTTCTTAGAGTGTTCTTGCTTTGTACCTGAATGTAGCTTCCGTACATagaaaaaatagtcaaaatacTGGTCACTTATCTTTAGAATGGAAACAGATCAGTCTGAACTGTGAGGAGGacaaagcaagaaactaaaaagCCTGAGAGAGATGCAAGACTCTTCAATCTGAACTGAATAATAAGAATACATGCTCTGAATTTTCTTAGCTCTATTTTTTGGCAGCAGATGTATTATGAATATTAGTATGTTAGTTATGTACACATTGGAAACACACAGTTTGTTTTATT from the Macaca thibetana thibetana isolate TM-01 chromosome 11, ASM2454274v1, whole genome shotgun sequence genome contains:
- the TAS2R8 gene encoding taste receptor type 2 member 8; the protein is MFSPADNIFIILITGEFIIGILGNGYIGLVNWIDWIKKKKISTIDCILTNLVISRICLISVMVVNGIVIVLYPDVYTKSKLQIVICTFWTFANYLNMWFTACLNVFYSLKVANSSHPLFLWLKRKIDTVVRWILLGCFAISLLVSLIIATVLSHGYRFHAIAKHKRNVTEMFHVSKMPYFEPLTLFNLLAIVPFIVSLMSFFLLVRSLWRHTKQIKLYATGGRDPSTEAHVRAIKTMTLLIFFFFLYYITSLLVNFSYLITNYKLAMAFGEIVAILYPSGHSLILIILNNKLRQASVRMLTCRKIACVIGNLSRINRI
- the TAS2R9 gene encoding taste receptor type 2 member 9, which encodes MPSTIEAIYIILIAGELTIGIWGNGFIVLVNCIDWLKRRDVSLIDIILISLAISRICLLCVISLDGFFILLFPGTYDTNVLESIMDAVWTFANNSSLWFTSCLSIFYLLKIANISHPFFFWLKLKINKVILAILLGSFLISLIISFPINGMWYHLFKVSHEENITWAFKVSTIPGAFKQLTLNLGAMVPFILCLISFFLLLFSLVRHTKQIQLHATGFRDPSTEAHMRAVKAVIIFLLLLILYYPVFLVMTSSTLIPQGKLVLMIGDIVTVIFPSSHSFILIMGNSKLRAAFLKMLRFVKGFLRRRKPFVP